The genomic interval CGAGGATCCGGAAAAGAGAGTTTTCTCCTCCTTTTTGAGGTTCTTGGGAGCCCACGACTTCTTTTATCAATGGAACGTTGAACGAAGGCCGCGGGCTGGAGTCATTGGAGCGTGTGGGTCTTGTTCATCGGAGTAGATCCGACAATCGGCAATTCCATGTTATTTTCCCCAATGGTCTTATCTCGCTCGGGTGATTTCTTCCACTCGCCAGCCCCTCATCTTCACGTAGTGTGATGCCAGCGGCAGAATGGTTGCAGAATGGTTCATGTATCTGCTGACATGGATAAGGTCTCGTCGGACTTTGATCGCCCGTTTGCAGCTTGAGCCCCAATGTGAACTCAACACTTTCGAGTGGAACACTGGTTCGCCAGCTTGCTGGAAAAAACTCACTTAATAACGTATGCCCTACGAGATACACCCTAAGATGCGAGATGCTCGTCTTTTCCCAACGACCTTTCGTCCGTGTCTGATCTGTGGTCGTAATGCTTTCTTCCCTCGGAGAACTTGAACCTCTCCATACGGAGTATCCAGAGCGCAACCGGCGCACACTACGGGACCAAGACAGCCGATAACACCGGGTCGATAAGAACATGGGTCCGGCCAACGGGTAGCTATCTCCTGCGGGGAACAGCCGGTCCTCCACTTCCAGACTCCAAGCAGTCGCCGCCTTTACCCGGCGCACCATGCCAGTTTGCACAACGATGCATAATCCCTCCCAACAGACCAAATGAGGAAGCTCCCAAAAGACCAACACTGGTGAGCCTTGAGGCGTTAGACGGCCAAGCGCCTTGGCAAGACGGTCGGTCTTGTCAGCCTCATCTCAAGAGGACCGCGTGTCTTTATCGTCGTCTTCATCCAAATTCATTCACGTTTGCGGATCAGCGAGCGCATCACCCATTCATCCAATCTCACGAAGAAAGGTGAGTGTACCCTAGCATCGCTCAAGCAGGTCGATCTTCGAGTCTATCTAACCACCTCTCTCAGACCCCAACCACAACCAAAATGGCCAAGCAAAAATCAACGCCAGCCGCCTCGCCCGCCGCAGGAGCGCAAGTAGATGAGGCATCGCAAACCTCGCAGACCTCGCAGCAGGCGCAGGTCGCGGAAACATCGCCGGCGGAGAGGATACTAGCGCTTCTCATGCCCCCTCCTTGGGCGCGCCGCCTTATATTTGTCGCCCTAATCTTCTACATCACCCCGTTCCTGCTCACGCACTGGATCGAGACGTCGGCGAAATTGATTAGGATGATACGGACGTTGACTGGCCAGAGATGATTCTTGATTCAGGGGATGAAGAGATGCCGGGTTAGGTTGCTGGGGTTCATGGAAGTGGGTTGAAGAGCTCTGCGGTCAGCAGGAAACTGCGCACTCATTCCGGTTGAAAAGAGGTTTCAGAATTTCGGGGCTTTACGATGGAGGCATCGGAACTGCCAATACTTGATGGAAGCAAACTCGTCTTATTATGAGCTTATCTGAAGCAAAGTCATAACGGAGAACCAAGCGACCGTCTGAGACATGCAATCAAGCAGAGTTCACAAAGTACATTAGAAACACCAAGACACCTATATTTGAGCGAGATTTCATGTACCTCGCAATAGCTTCGATTCATGAGCGTATTCGTTCTCCTCTTGTCCCTTACCTGTTCTGAAGTACTGTGAAATGCGTTGATTTATGCACGACCAGCTTCCAGACAAGCATAACACAGCGAATACGCTAGCTGGAATAGGCAACTTGCATCGCACGGCATCCGCGGCCTCGGTACAGATAACATCAATCGAAACCCGGCCGGTGGTCGGAGACACGCCGCCGTTCGGAACCGTCTCTTCAGACGGCCCTCACTACGCAACCTCCTCTCGCCGgaactcactcactcacctaCCTCACTCCCATCAGGAACAGTGCAGGCTCAACCCAACTACGACGCCTCTCACCCCAATCAAGGGGCCCTTCAATCACCGGCTTGATCGACCTCATACTCATCAGCTACAGTGAAACTCACATCAACTCTTTCAAAATGGATACATCAGAAGACGACTTCGTTCTCGTCTCCCACGCAGACACCCACCCCACATGCACCTCAACCTCACCTTGCTCATTAGCCCCAGCCTCATCCTCCCCATCCTcctcatcaccaccaccaccgcctttCCTCGATGAAATCTCCTCCATCGTAACAGACCTCGCCGACGCACTATGGCCCGTCGACAAAACCATCCACGATAACCCGGAACTCGGCTACCGCGAGTTCATTGCCCACGATACCCTAGTGGCCTTCATGCGCACCCAGCCGGGATGGAAAGTCACCCCCTCAGCCTACGGCATGAAAACCGCCTGGGTTGCCGTCTGGGAAAGCGGAAAGAAGGGACCAGTTGTGTCGTTTAATGTCGAGATGGGTAAGACctctccccctcctcctcctcctccttcttctgctCCCTAACTAACACCTCCCAACAGACTGCCTCCCAGGAATAGGCCACGCCTGCGGCCACAACCTAATAGCAACAGCCTCCCTAACAGGAGCCCTCGCAACCTCAACCCTCCTCGCCCGCCACGCCCTCCCCGGCAAACTCATCCTCTACGGCACCCCCGCAGAagaaggcggcggcggcaaaaTCGCCCTCCTCAAAGCCGGCGCCTACAACCCCTCCACCTGTCCCGGCACCGGCTCCCCCTCCCGCGCACCAGACATCAACCTCATCTCCCACCCGGGCATCGTCACCTCCACAGCCCTGATGCGCACCTCGGCCTACACCTCCCTCCGCCTCGAATATTTCGGCCGCGAGGCCCACGCCGCAGCGAACCCGTGGCTCGGCATCAACGCGCTCGACGCGCTGGTGGTGGCGTATACCTCGATTTCCGTGCTGAGACAGCAGACGAGGCCGGGGGACGTGATCCAGTGCAATATCTCCGACGGCGGCGCGCGGCCAAACATCATCCACGCGTACGCGGCGGCGAACTTCGTGGTGAGGTCGGATACGCAGCCGCGGCTCTCCGAGCTTTTGAAAAAGGTGCAGAGATGCTTCGCTGCGGGGGCGGAGGCCACGGGGGCGACGTTCAAAGTCACATTTACGGGGGCGTATAAAGATCATGTGCCGAATCGTGTGCTGGGGCGTTCGTATACGCGATACTTCAACGCGTTGCTGGGCTCTGGCGGCGACGGAGACGGTGACGACGACGCTCCGATCCCGACGGACGAAGACGTGGATGAGATTCGCGGGCGGACGATGGCGAGTACGGATCAGGGGGATATCAGCTACGCCATGCCCTCCCTCAGCGTCGGCTTCGCGATTCCGCCTGGGAAGGGAGGTCAGGGCCCGCATAGCCCAGAGTTTGCGGAGGCGGCGGGGACGAAGGTTGCGTTTGAGAGGAGTTTGCGCGTTGGAAAGGGGCTGGCTGGTGTTGCGGTTGAGGTTTTGACCAAGGAGGGTATGGTGGACGAGGTGAAGGCTGCTTGGAGGAGGGATATGGGGGTATGATGGGGGGAGTCTTTGAGATGGAAGGAGAATAGCGAAAAGGAGTAGCTAAGGTATACAGCTGAGGTTCTGCGGTATATACCGAGGTCGTTTGAAAATATATTCGTGTGCGTACTTCTGAGCACTCACCTTACATACCTAACCCAATATCAGATCGAATCATCCTCTAGCCTTTATTCATGACCTCATGTCCTCATGATTCAACAAAAAACACCGGACCACTTGGTCGAGGGGTAGGGCTGTAGAGGCCCCGGTTACATGGTGAAGACTCCCATCTATTTCGGGGTCCATGTTCGAACCCTCGATCGGTCCATTCTTTTTCTCATATTTTGCTTTCTTACTTTCTGAGATGATGTCTGATCCTCTTTCCACGATCACACAAGCGAGATTTGTAAGCAAGCTTCTGGAAACTTGTCCTCGTATCATAGCGTACACACACAAAGGTGTATGTATATCCATCTACTCGCCTGTATCATATCTTTCAGCCTCTCCTTTACCCCCACATCATCACAAGTTTAAAGCCCCCCCGCAAAGCATCAGCGCATCTTCTTGTGTATGGTAAATGATCAAGGTGAAGAAATCATGATTGTACAAGGTCCTAGTACATCCCAACCCgtaggtataataatacaCGCCCAAAACTCCCCATCATAGTCAAGACACCCCAATATCAAAACATATCTCATAGTCATACCAACTGCTTCTCTTCCTCCATCCCTCCCATTCCTGGGTAGACCTAGAGAGGCAGACAACCTCAGACCTTCAGACCGTCGTCCCTACATCCTCTTGGCACCCATCTCCTCCGCCCCAAACTCATCCCACTCCTCCCTCCCAATCCTCCTCGAAATCCACACCCCCAGCCCAGTAACACCGCAACTCGCCAAAAACCACCCCTCAAACCACCAATCCACAAACCGCGGCTCCAGCGCGCCCGCCAACGCATCCCCCACCGCGCTGCCCATCTCCCGCGGCAAATTGCTCCTCAACAACAGCGCCGCCGAAATCACATACACGGCCGTGATCTGCCCAATCATGAGCGCCAAGTTCGCCTGCGCCTGGTACAGCAACCCCGGCATCCACTTGGAGAACAGGTGGAACGTCTGCAGCACGCTGTTGGCGCTCGCCGCGAGCATGACACCCGACAACAGGAAACTAATCTGCCGCGCCCATGCAATCTGGTCCAGCGAAGGGTCCCAGTGCCGCGCCAGCAGGCCGAGGAACCGGTTGATCGGGTCCGAGGAGCTGAAGCTCGAAGAAGGGTAATACGCCCTCCGCAGCG from Colletotrichum lupini chromosome 2, complete sequence carries:
- a CDS encoding amidohydrolase codes for the protein MVLSRSGDFFHSPAPHLHVVSRRTLIARLQLEPQCELNTFEWNTDARCSSFPNDLSIQSATGAHYGTKTADNTGSIRTWVRPTGSYLLRGTAGPPLPDSKQSPPLPGAPCQFAQRCIIPPNRPNEEAPKRPTLDRVSLSSSSSKFIHVCGSASASPIHPISRRKTPTTTKMAKQKSTPAASPAAGAQVDEASQTSQTSQQAQVAETSPAERILALLMPPPWARRLIFVALIFYITPFLLTHWIETDAGLGCWGSWKWVEELCAEFTKYIRNTKTPIFERDFMYLAIASIHERIRSPLLPDKHNTANTLAGIGNLHRTASAASVQITSIETRPVVGDTPPFGTVSSDGPHYATSSRRNSLTHLPHSHQEQGPSITGLIDLILISYSETHINSFKMDTSEDDFVLVSHADTHPTCTSTSPCSLAPASSSPSSSSPPPPPFLDEISSIVTDLADALWPVDKTIHDNPELGYREFIAHDTLVAFMRTQPGWKVTPSAYGMKTAWVAVWESGKKGPVVSFNVEMDCLPGIGHACGHNLIATASLTGALATSTLLARHALPGKLILYGTPAEEGGGGKIALLKAGAYNPSTCPGTGSPSRAPDINLISHPGIVTSTALMRTSAYTSLRLEYFGREAHAAANPWLGINALDALVVAYTSISVLRQQTRPGDVIQCNISDGGARPNIIHAYAAANFVVRSDTQPRLSELLKKVQRCFAAGAEATGATFKVTFTGAYKDHVPNRVLGRSYTRYFNALLGSGGDGDGDDDAPIPTDEDVDEIRGRTMASTDQGDISYAMPSLSVGFAIPPGKGGQGPHSPEFAEAAGTKVAFERSLRVGKGLAGVAVEVLTKEGMVDEVKAAWRRDMGGCRGPGYMVKTPIYFGVHVRTLDREICKQASGNFPPAKHQRIFLCMVNDQGEEIMIVQGPIKTPQYQNISHSHTNCFSSSIPPIPG